The following are from one region of the Rosistilla carotiformis genome:
- the nqrM gene encoding (Na+)-NQR maturation NqrM, with the protein MVILANSISIVAQSAEVASESGAASHVAVIVGITLAAFLLVCLGMAVGVMFGRRPISGSCGGLGNVTNETGEKSCALCQNPSEACKELRNRMTPADEASKHEAAT; encoded by the coding sequence ATGGTTATTCTCGCAAACTCTATCAGCATCGTCGCACAATCGGCCGAGGTCGCTAGCGAGTCGGGGGCGGCGTCGCACGTCGCCGTGATCGTCGGCATCACTTTGGCTGCCTTTCTGTTGGTCTGCCTGGGGATGGCGGTCGGTGTGATGTTTGGGCGGCGACCGATCAGCGGCAGCTGTGGCGGGCTGGGCAACGTCACCAACGAAACGGGCGAGAAGAGTTGTGCGTTGTGCCAAAACCCGAGCGAAGCGTGCAAAGAGCTTCGCAATCGGATGACGCCCGCCGACGAAGCTTCGAAGCACGAAGCGGCGACTTAA
- a CDS encoding esterase/lipase family protein — translation MRREVRVVSTDSNRALAIGLVAALWLIWLPGCATTSYIQKRNTRENPLTASLALVSNRGPQESLRTSQLLERYDLSDEYKKDPNAALLSLCTQDEQSQESERLYAVAELAYIQGQQAKHDGQAVEALHYFQRALASSYAYLFSPTVADNRNPYDPQFRGACDLYNQALEDTLRVLHADGQLQPGKTYQLSSGDKHFTIKTRLDDHWDKQDFAEFDHFEFASDYEIKTLNNRHTTYGLGVPLIAIRKQANNAAPMEKYYPDMLSFACTALLQCSWTGAVGPDGKPEPQCELVFYNPMRRSRTEFAGRTIPLETDITTPLAYFLDNKQFHDKDIATLGLLKPTKVQNKQGLFMLEAYDPKRIPVTMVHGLWSSPMTWMDMFNDLRSFPEVRERYQFWFYLYPTGQPFWISAVQMRKDMKDLQETIDQQYHGHDAKTMEQMVLVGHSMGGLVSRLQTLDSGNDFWKIVSEKSIDELNASDEDQARLASTLFFRPNPSVSRVITIGTPHQGSDYSNSTTQWLGRQFIKLPAFLTNISTRLIRDNPDYFRDTQLLTTNTSIDSLAPDSPIFPVMMRAQKKSPVKYHNVVGLVSSKSLIGRIKTNSDGVVERESAELPDAVSQIFVEAQHTEIHTKPAAILEVRRILLEHAKEIDSRDRVASVPFPVNAVEPVSVTFSDLIAPEDAPLEIAIPLVPDGQEEPAMMR, via the coding sequence ATGCGGCGAGAAGTCAGGGTAGTTTCGACCGATTCGAATCGCGCTCTTGCGATCGGGCTGGTCGCTGCGCTCTGGTTGATTTGGCTGCCCGGTTGTGCCACGACCAGCTATATCCAAAAACGGAACACGCGCGAAAATCCGCTGACCGCTTCGCTGGCGCTCGTCTCCAATCGCGGCCCCCAGGAATCGCTGCGAACCAGCCAATTGCTGGAACGTTACGATCTGAGCGACGAATACAAAAAAGATCCCAACGCCGCGCTGCTGTCGCTGTGCACCCAAGACGAACAATCGCAAGAGAGCGAACGTTTGTATGCGGTTGCCGAACTGGCGTACATCCAAGGACAGCAGGCCAAGCACGACGGGCAAGCTGTCGAGGCGTTGCACTACTTCCAGCGAGCACTTGCAAGCAGTTATGCCTATCTGTTTTCACCCACGGTCGCCGATAACCGCAATCCCTACGATCCCCAATTCCGCGGCGCATGCGATCTCTACAACCAAGCCCTCGAAGATACGCTGCGGGTGTTGCATGCCGATGGCCAGTTACAACCGGGCAAGACGTATCAGTTGAGTTCGGGAGACAAGCACTTCACGATCAAAACACGGCTGGATGACCATTGGGACAAGCAGGACTTTGCCGAATTCGATCACTTTGAATTCGCTAGCGACTACGAGATCAAAACACTCAACAACCGCCACACCACGTACGGTTTGGGCGTCCCGCTGATCGCGATTCGCAAGCAGGCGAACAATGCCGCACCGATGGAAAAGTATTATCCCGACATGCTCAGCTTCGCCTGCACGGCGCTGCTGCAGTGCAGTTGGACGGGCGCGGTGGGCCCCGATGGCAAGCCCGAACCGCAATGTGAACTGGTTTTCTACAACCCGATGCGACGGTCGCGGACCGAGTTTGCCGGCCGTACGATTCCGCTGGAAACCGACATCACGACGCCGCTGGCCTACTTCTTGGACAACAAACAGTTTCATGATAAAGACATCGCCACCCTGGGGCTATTGAAACCGACCAAGGTACAGAACAAACAGGGTCTGTTCATGCTCGAAGCCTACGATCCCAAGCGGATTCCGGTGACGATGGTGCATGGACTGTGGTCGAGCCCGATGACGTGGATGGACATGTTCAACGACCTGCGCAGCTTTCCCGAGGTCCGAGAACGCTATCAATTCTGGTTCTATCTGTATCCGACAGGGCAGCCGTTTTGGATCAGCGCCGTCCAGATGCGGAAAGACATGAAAGATCTGCAGGAGACGATCGACCAACAATATCATGGCCACGATGCCAAAACGATGGAGCAGATGGTGCTGGTCGGACACAGCATGGGCGGATTGGTCAGCCGTCTGCAGACGCTCGACAGCGGCAACGACTTCTGGAAGATCGTCAGCGAAAAATCGATCGACGAACTCAATGCCAGCGACGAAGACCAAGCCCGCCTGGCGAGCACGCTCTTCTTCCGTCCCAACCCTTCGGTCAGCCGCGTGATCACGATCGGAACGCCGCACCAAGGGAGTGATTATTCCAACAGCACCACGCAGTGGCTGGGACGGCAGTTCATCAAACTGCCCGCCTTCCTGACCAACATCAGCACGCGATTGATCCGCGACAATCCCGATTACTTCCGCGACACCCAGCTGCTGACGACCAACACGTCGATCGATTCGTTGGCCCCCGATTCGCCAATCTTCCCGGTGATGATGCGGGCCCAGAAGAAGTCGCCGGTGAAATATCACAACGTCGTCGGATTGGTCTCCAGCAAAAGCTTGATCGGCCGGATCAAGACAAACAGCGATGGCGTCGTGGAACGAGAAAGCGCCGAACTGCCCGATGCCGTTTCACAGATTTTTGTCGAAGCCCAGCACACCGAGATTCACACCAAACCGGCGGCGATTCTGGAAGTCCGCCGGATCTTGCTGGAACACGCCAAAGAGATCGATTCGCGCGACCGCGTCGCCAGCGTGCCATTTCCCGTCAACGCTGTCGAACCGGTCAGCGTGACCTTTTCGGATTTGATTGCCCCCGAAGATGCGCCACTGGAGATCGCGATCCCGCTAGTTCCCGATGGCCAAGAAGAACCGGCGATGATGCGTTAA
- a CDS encoding caspase family protein — MTPAPAAEATGNQWAVLIGAEAYERVVPLQFTVNDVRQLSETLSSYGGYQTRHLLELTDEQADADSQPRIQTLKKRLPKWLAGPKPEDTIMVYFSGHGFQSADGKMYLAPLDFDPQNAVETGLSVDWLRDEIGKCKADFKLLIIDSCHAGSEKNAVDDATMMSADVIGNQFKSVAGVVTLASCKSDEKSQLWYGKQRSLYSYWLTEGLKGHADRDSDGRVDIDELHRYVDRRVRHTAEASFSRAQTPVRIIGPRVVGVPAIVKLRPQEMKKLLANMAEHLANLMEEHRLEKVGVLEFSDDSQLEEVLGGNFGLLGKYCGDEVERNLTLLSQDTDFRVVDRNRLREALRAQGGFKLADLASAQRVENLAEEADQMRMIALGSIRGRKGPIVRLQCELKEAVSGDLIGITGGTAEMSEGEWAMMGQSVVVKPEDRAVVLTNARSVAGTTTGEVPATVVDRLDQKIDQPHPLSDPEFTDKLNVKIKVGSQTLTPVFVDNDCYVGLKPGDNYRIRLENHSGDLVLVKVLVDGLDTTLKVAEKGLATELWGMPVASLDEAGHRFLDPNGEEVRGRAPAWEVFGFTTQTGKRGKVRLFEVVDAKDSLASRQGYSEQLGLLTIAFYEPASGTRAVGTAAGDEQEMEIQRRQGPRPGKLMSVVHIRYLEPSVLDKLGQSAP; from the coding sequence GTGACGCCGGCGCCAGCCGCGGAAGCGACGGGGAACCAATGGGCCGTATTGATCGGAGCCGAGGCGTATGAGAGAGTCGTTCCGTTGCAATTCACCGTCAATGATGTTCGGCAACTCAGCGAGACCTTGAGCAGCTACGGTGGCTATCAAACGCGTCACCTGCTCGAATTGACCGATGAACAGGCCGATGCGGATTCTCAACCGCGCATTCAAACGTTAAAGAAGCGATTGCCGAAATGGCTCGCCGGCCCTAAGCCGGAAGACACGATCATGGTCTATTTCAGCGGTCATGGTTTTCAATCTGCTGATGGAAAGATGTACCTTGCACCCTTAGATTTTGATCCTCAAAACGCTGTAGAGACGGGTCTGTCGGTCGACTGGTTACGCGACGAAATTGGGAAATGCAAAGCCGATTTTAAGTTGTTGATTATCGATTCGTGTCATGCCGGGTCGGAAAAGAATGCCGTCGATGATGCAACCATGATGTCCGCCGATGTGATTGGCAACCAATTTAAGTCGGTTGCCGGCGTTGTCACACTGGCCAGCTGCAAATCGGATGAGAAGAGTCAGTTGTGGTATGGAAAGCAACGCTCGCTGTACAGTTATTGGTTGACCGAAGGGTTGAAGGGGCATGCGGACCGAGACAGCGATGGTCGCGTCGATATCGACGAATTGCATCGTTATGTCGATCGTCGCGTCCGGCACACTGCCGAAGCCAGTTTTTCGCGCGCCCAAACTCCCGTTCGGATCATCGGGCCACGGGTGGTGGGCGTGCCAGCGATTGTCAAGCTTCGCCCTCAAGAGATGAAGAAACTACTGGCCAACATGGCAGAGCATCTGGCCAATCTGATGGAAGAACATCGTTTGGAGAAGGTCGGGGTGTTGGAGTTTTCCGACGACAGCCAGTTGGAAGAGGTGTTGGGAGGCAACTTTGGTTTGTTGGGGAAATACTGCGGCGATGAAGTCGAACGCAATCTCACGCTGTTAAGCCAAGACACCGACTTTCGCGTCGTCGATCGCAATCGTTTGCGTGAGGCGTTGCGAGCCCAAGGGGGATTCAAACTGGCGGATCTGGCCTCAGCACAACGCGTCGAAAACCTCGCTGAAGAAGCCGATCAAATGAGGATGATCGCGTTGGGTTCGATTCGCGGTCGCAAGGGGCCGATCGTGCGGTTGCAGTGCGAATTGAAAGAGGCCGTCTCGGGCGATTTGATCGGTATCACCGGCGGAACCGCGGAGATGAGCGAAGGAGAATGGGCGATGATGGGGCAAAGCGTGGTGGTCAAACCGGAGGACCGCGCGGTTGTCTTGACCAATGCCCGTTCGGTCGCGGGGACCACCACGGGAGAGGTCCCAGCCACGGTGGTCGATCGCTTGGACCAGAAGATCGATCAACCGCATCCGCTGTCAGATCCCGAGTTCACCGACAAGCTGAACGTGAAGATCAAAGTGGGATCGCAAACACTGACGCCTGTCTTTGTCGACAACGATTGCTACGTTGGATTAAAGCCAGGGGACAACTATCGCATTCGCTTGGAGAACCACAGCGGAGATCTGGTGCTGGTGAAGGTTCTCGTCGACGGACTCGATACGACGCTCAAGGTTGCCGAAAAGGGACTTGCCACCGAATTGTGGGGCATGCCCGTCGCGAGCCTCGATGAAGCCGGTCATCGTTTTCTCGACCCTAACGGCGAAGAGGTGCGTGGCCGCGCTCCAGCTTGGGAAGTTTTTGGCTTCACTACGCAGACCGGCAAACGGGGCAAGGTGCGGTTGTTCGAGGTGGTCGACGCCAAGGATTCCCTTGCCAGCCGCCAAGGCTACAGCGAACAACTGGGGTTGTTGACGATCGCGTTCTACGAACCGGCCAGCGGCACGCGCGCCGTCGGCACCGCAGCCGGAGATGAACAAGAGATGGAGATCCAAAGGCGCCAAGGGCCTCGGCCGGGCAAATTGATGAGCGTTGTCCACATCCGCTATCTCGAACCGTCCGTCCTCGACAAACTGGGGCAGTCGGCTCCATAA
- a CDS encoding cell division protein FtsQ/DivIB: protein MGGKKQKPAKPTAPAPSRSTFGSAVRGAIKAPAALAFLWPVLLVTGGYLAWHRWGADQINRRYNALNIEQVQISPPPDYIRSNVIESVFRATDLTKVSLMDLQATAQIANAFATSPWVESVRRVQKTSTGNVDVHVAYRRPVAMVKVVSRHPEVDGMSFFPVDGHSVLLPTDDFSRADTLNYIHIIVQRDTYPISGVGSKFGDTKVADAALLAMLLSPYRESLGIEAITITQRAPHDERPQLLNLVMKNGKQIVWGSAPGKELNNEPHASVKLQALLKDSNRSLNDLHVAQPLAADPARR from the coding sequence ATGGGCGGAAAGAAGCAAAAACCAGCAAAGCCGACAGCGCCGGCCCCTAGCCGATCGACCTTCGGTAGTGCTGTCAGAGGCGCGATCAAGGCTCCCGCCGCACTGGCGTTTCTTTGGCCGGTGCTGCTTGTGACGGGAGGCTATCTGGCGTGGCATCGTTGGGGTGCCGACCAAATCAACCGTCGCTACAACGCGTTGAACATTGAACAGGTTCAGATTTCTCCGCCACCCGACTACATTCGTTCGAATGTGATCGAATCGGTCTTTCGAGCGACCGACTTGACGAAGGTCTCGTTGATGGATTTGCAAGCGACCGCGCAGATTGCCAACGCATTTGCCACCAGTCCTTGGGTTGAAAGTGTTCGCCGAGTGCAAAAGACCTCGACCGGAAATGTCGACGTCCACGTCGCCTACCGCCGCCCCGTGGCGATGGTCAAAGTCGTCAGCCGGCATCCGGAGGTCGATGGGATGTCGTTTTTTCCAGTGGATGGCCATAGTGTGCTGTTGCCCACCGATGATTTCTCCCGCGCCGACACGCTCAATTACATCCACATCATCGTCCAACGCGATACCTATCCCATCAGCGGTGTGGGATCGAAGTTTGGTGACACCAAGGTGGCCGATGCGGCATTATTGGCCATGCTTCTATCCCCGTATCGGGAATCCTTGGGAATCGAAGCGATCACGATCACCCAACGTGCGCCGCACGACGAGCGGCCGCAGTTGTTGAACCTCGTCATGAAGAACGGCAAGCAAATCGTCTGGGGGAGTGCTCCTGGCAAAGAACTCAACAACGAACCCCACGCATCGGTTAAACTGCAAGCCTTGCTGAAAGATTCCAATCGAAGCTTGAACGATCTGCATGTCGCGCAACCGCTGGCAGCCGACCCTGCCCGACGCTAA
- the murB gene encoding UDP-N-acetylmuramate dehydrogenase: MSFPEHLQHLICNDEPLAPYTWLRIGGPACYFAEPTTREELVDLVRAAHAAEIPIRVLGGGSNLLVRESGFPGLVLSLSAASLGEIRVEETQLTAGGGARLSHVVTMAVGKGLAGLGHLIGIPGTVGGALQGNASAGGSDIGQCTESVELLSLSGEISTRNRDELQFSYRHSDLGDSIVLSASFQLEAGDPIELTKRMQKLWIVRRSERPRDEPRVITPFIDPDGATASDLIEQAGMKGIRQGAVSLDPLRPKYLVASDGASSDDVLALIDIVRDKVSLQTGIDLQMNLKIW; the protein is encoded by the coding sequence ATGAGTTTTCCTGAACACCTGCAGCATCTGATTTGCAACGACGAACCGTTAGCCCCCTACACCTGGCTGCGGATTGGTGGACCAGCCTGCTATTTCGCAGAACCCACCACGCGCGAGGAGCTGGTCGACTTGGTTCGCGCGGCGCACGCAGCGGAAATCCCCATTCGCGTGCTCGGCGGCGGTTCGAATCTTTTGGTCCGCGAATCGGGCTTTCCCGGACTGGTATTATCGCTTTCGGCGGCTTCGCTGGGAGAAATCCGCGTCGAGGAAACTCAATTGACCGCCGGTGGCGGAGCTCGGTTGTCGCATGTGGTCACGATGGCCGTTGGCAAAGGTCTGGCGGGCTTGGGGCATTTGATCGGCATTCCCGGAACCGTGGGGGGTGCTTTGCAAGGGAACGCCAGCGCCGGAGGGAGCGATATCGGGCAGTGCACCGAATCGGTCGAATTGCTATCGCTGTCCGGCGAGATCAGCACGCGTAACCGCGACGAACTGCAGTTTTCATATCGTCACAGCGATCTTGGCGATTCGATCGTGCTGTCGGCCAGTTTTCAATTGGAAGCGGGCGATCCGATCGAATTAACCAAGCGAATGCAGAAGCTGTGGATCGTGCGACGCAGCGAGCGACCGCGCGATGAACCGCGGGTGATTACGCCTTTCATCGATCCCGATGGCGCCACCGCTTCGGATTTGATCGAACAGGCCGGGATGAAGGGGATTCGGCAAGGCGCGGTCAGTTTGGACCCGCTGCGCCCCAAATATCTGGTCGCCAGCGACGGTGCGAGTAGTGACGACGTGCTAGCGTTGATCGACATTGTTCGCGACAAGGTTTCGTTACAGACCGGGATCGACTTGCAAATGAATCTTAAAATCTGGTAG
- a CDS encoding DUF4384 domain-containing protein, producing MSTFFGSQFGWTAETVESVSAIQQDAPDFMVNAQVNHGNQDYREGDEFRIRVVSERDAYLYVIYQQSDGSAYQVFPNAGQQNNRVKAKEVVTIPSADDQFRWRIAAPFGTETVKVIASETPIENLSSEQMKSKRFNVVSKDELERVTNKLVNKNAVESQESVPPNAEQPAQVSKTWAETEVKVTTYARNQELAASGAKRFAVYFGVSEYQFSKQAELFTEHNSNLSSPHRDAMILNEMMNHVGDIHESRVFVNEQATRANLESMVTQWLPQKSRPGDTVFIYFSGHGGQIPDDGGDEADKQDELLLPSDFIGLPECLGLLKQAEEGTITPENKALIPALRRIIQGVDSAEVAHHKLARQTGVTDDLFAHWLQSLAGREIVVILDVCHSGGYVTNEKSISDPDAISRNVPNRNHAPMPSDFLDQEVTRLKDIGQSNTCVLTASSTSELSLVRPDGNLSVMTHELIMALQLARGPMEIEQTYGVVAQRCAAFFASEEFKAMQKGNEELIQPHHPLLYKPTQQKVWMKP from the coding sequence GTGAGTACGTTTTTTGGGTCTCAGTTCGGGTGGACCGCCGAGACGGTGGAGTCGGTTTCTGCGATTCAGCAAGACGCTCCCGACTTTATGGTGAACGCACAGGTTAACCATGGCAATCAAGACTATCGCGAGGGGGATGAGTTTCGCATTCGAGTGGTCAGTGAACGCGACGCGTATCTTTACGTCATCTATCAACAATCCGATGGCAGTGCGTATCAGGTCTTCCCGAATGCAGGTCAGCAAAACAATCGCGTGAAGGCGAAAGAGGTCGTGACGATTCCTTCGGCGGACGATCAATTCCGCTGGCGAATCGCCGCGCCGTTTGGGACCGAGACCGTGAAGGTGATCGCAAGTGAAACGCCAATCGAAAACTTATCCAGCGAACAAATGAAGTCGAAGCGATTTAACGTGGTTTCAAAGGATGAGCTGGAACGTGTGACGAACAAGTTGGTCAATAAAAATGCGGTAGAGTCACAAGAGTCGGTACCGCCAAATGCTGAACAGCCGGCGCAGGTTTCAAAAACATGGGCTGAAACCGAAGTGAAAGTGACGACGTACGCCCGCAATCAAGAACTTGCGGCATCGGGGGCGAAACGATTTGCAGTCTACTTCGGTGTCTCTGAATACCAGTTCTCCAAACAAGCAGAACTATTCACCGAACACAATTCGAATCTTAGCAGTCCGCATCGCGATGCAATGATCTTGAACGAGATGATGAATCATGTGGGCGACATTCATGAGTCGCGTGTGTTTGTCAACGAACAAGCAACGCGTGCCAATCTCGAATCGATGGTGACCCAATGGCTGCCCCAGAAGTCGCGTCCTGGCGATACCGTCTTTATTTACTTTTCCGGCCACGGTGGACAAATTCCTGACGACGGAGGTGACGAAGCCGACAAACAGGACGAACTTCTATTGCCTTCCGACTTCATCGGGTTACCAGAATGTTTGGGTCTTTTGAAGCAGGCAGAGGAGGGAACGATCACGCCCGAAAACAAAGCACTGATTCCGGCTTTACGTCGCATAATTCAGGGGGTCGATTCGGCCGAAGTCGCGCATCACAAACTCGCGCGTCAAACCGGCGTCACCGACGATTTGTTCGCCCACTGGTTGCAATCGCTCGCCGGTCGCGAAATTGTTGTTATTTTGGACGTTTGCCATTCGGGCGGCTATGTGACCAACGAAAAATCGATTTCCGATCCTGATGCGATTTCACGGAATGTTCCCAATCGAAATCATGCGCCAATGCCTTCCGACTTTTTAGACCAAGAAGTCACGCGACTGAAAGACATTGGGCAATCCAATACTTGCGTTTTGACAGCAAGCTCAACGTCCGAACTTTCGTTGGTCCGACCCGATGGGAATCTGAGTGTCATGACACATGAGTTAATCATGGCGCTTCAACTAGCACGGGGCCCGATGGAGATCGAACAAACTTACGGTGTGGTGGCCCAGCGGTGTGCAGCGTTTTTTGCTTCCGAGGAATTCAAGGCCATGCAGAAGGGCAATGAAGAACTCATTCAACCGCATCATCCGTTGCTCTACAAACCGACCCAACAAAAGGTTTGGATGAAACCATAA